One window from the genome of Amycolatopsis sp. NBC_01480 encodes:
- a CDS encoding dolichyl-phosphate-mannose--protein mannosyltransferase, translating into MTALLTRPDDESVRPDPVDALRPPTDREATLLGRGMPADRLRGWVVTLVLTLIGGFVRLQNLGVPTDHGTPVFDEKHYVPQAAQMLRNGGYEDNAGYELIVHPPLAKDFIAIGEWLFGYNGWGWRIMPALAGTLIILLTIRIARRLTRSTLLGGIAGVLVISDGVLHLQSRMGMLDIFIALFVLAAFACLLCDRDQVRQRLAVAVREGWATESQWGPKLGFRWWRFATGLMIGLTFGVKWSALYYIAAFGLLTVFFDVAARRAAGVERPWVGTIRRDVAPALWAIVAIPVLMYLAAFWAWFASETATDRHYTEIKDIAPGLFAWVPPALRSLGDYTLNVLHFHETLLTPKDNPHPWESKPWTWPMGLRPMLYYYDGNVTGCGESRCVGATMLIGTPAMWWVSLPMLGWGLWRSIFRADWRYAAVLVGYFAGLLPWFTNIDRQMYFFYATPMAPFLVLGLVLVLGQILGSAKLGFERRGTGLLVVALYTGLVVANFAWLWPILNGVPITNAQWQAEMWLPSWR; encoded by the coding sequence GTGACCGCACTGCTGACCCGTCCCGACGACGAGAGCGTGCGGCCGGACCCGGTCGACGCGCTCCGGCCGCCGACCGATCGCGAGGCCACCCTGCTCGGCCGCGGCATGCCGGCCGACCGGCTGCGCGGCTGGGTCGTCACGCTGGTGCTGACGCTGATCGGCGGGTTCGTCCGGCTGCAGAACCTCGGCGTCCCCACGGACCACGGCACCCCGGTCTTCGACGAAAAGCACTACGTGCCCCAGGCCGCGCAGATGCTGCGCAACGGCGGCTACGAGGACAACGCCGGCTACGAGCTGATCGTGCACCCGCCGCTGGCGAAGGACTTCATCGCGATCGGCGAATGGCTGTTCGGCTACAACGGCTGGGGCTGGCGGATCATGCCGGCGCTGGCCGGGACGCTGATCATCCTGCTCACCATCCGCATCGCGCGGCGGCTCACCCGCTCGACGCTGCTCGGCGGCATCGCGGGTGTGCTGGTGATCAGCGACGGCGTGCTGCACCTGCAATCGCGCATGGGCATGCTCGACATCTTCATCGCGCTGTTCGTGCTCGCCGCGTTCGCCTGCCTGCTCTGCGACCGCGACCAGGTCCGTCAGCGGCTCGCGGTCGCCGTGCGCGAGGGCTGGGCGACCGAGTCCCAGTGGGGCCCGAAGCTCGGCTTCCGCTGGTGGCGGTTCGCGACCGGCCTGATGATCGGCCTGACCTTCGGCGTCAAGTGGTCGGCGCTCTACTACATCGCCGCGTTCGGCCTGCTGACCGTGTTCTTCGACGTCGCGGCGAGGCGCGCGGCGGGGGTCGAGCGGCCGTGGGTCGGCACGATCCGGCGTGACGTCGCCCCGGCGCTCTGGGCGATCGTGGCCATCCCGGTGCTGATGTACCTGGCCGCGTTCTGGGCCTGGTTCGCCAGCGAGACGGCCACCGACCGGCACTACACCGAGATCAAGGACATCGCGCCCGGCCTGTTCGCCTGGGTGCCGCCCGCGCTGCGCTCGCTCGGCGACTACACGCTGAACGTGCTGCACTTCCACGAAACCCTGCTCACGCCCAAGGACAACCCGCACCCGTGGGAGTCCAAGCCGTGGACGTGGCCGATGGGCCTGCGCCCGATGCTCTACTACTACGACGGCAACGTCACCGGCTGCGGCGAGTCGCGGTGCGTCGGCGCGACCATGCTGATCGGCACCCCGGCGATGTGGTGGGTCTCGCTGCCGATGCTCGGCTGGGGCCTGTGGCGCTCGATCTTCCGCGCCGACTGGCGGTACGCGGCGGTGCTCGTGGGCTACTTCGCCGGACTGCTGCCCTGGTTCACCAACATCGACCGGCAGATGTACTTCTTCTACGCGACGCCGATGGCGCCGTTCCTGGTGCTCGGGCTCGTGCTCGTGCTGGGGCAGATCCTCGGCAGCGCGAAGCTCGGGTTCGAACGGCGGGGCACCGGTCTGCTCGTCGTCGCCCTGTACACCGGGCTGGTGGTGGCCAACTTCGCCTGGCTGTGGCCGATCCTGAACGGCGTGCCGATCACGAACGCCCAGTGGCAGGCCGAAATGTGGCTGCCGTCCTGGCGTTGA
- a CDS encoding QsdR family transcriptional regulator, translating into MRQYVITSQAIDTPLSRSLAAPRPDAVAAFRLARTWFLAGRRVDMRELAASLGVSRATLHRWVGGRDQLLAEILWAETASVLDNVSFTGRGAAGIADAIGAFVRTVNASVPFRSFLQREPERALRLLTTKASLVQSRTIGKLADLLATEVSAGRLTTPLPVADLAYLLVRIGESFIYTDVITGEEPDASKAHAAVTALLS; encoded by the coding sequence ATGCGACAGTACGTGATAACGTCTCAGGCCATCGACACCCCACTCTCACGCTCGCTCGCCGCCCCGCGGCCCGACGCCGTGGCCGCCTTCCGCCTGGCGCGGACCTGGTTTCTGGCCGGGCGCCGGGTGGACATGCGCGAGCTGGCCGCTTCGCTGGGCGTCAGCCGCGCGACGCTGCACCGCTGGGTCGGCGGCCGCGATCAGCTGCTGGCGGAGATCCTCTGGGCGGAAACGGCTTCGGTGCTGGACAACGTCTCGTTCACCGGCCGCGGCGCGGCGGGCATCGCGGACGCCATCGGCGCGTTCGTGCGCACGGTGAACGCCTCCGTGCCGTTCCGCTCGTTCCTCCAGCGGGAGCCGGAGCGGGCCCTGCGCCTGCTGACCACGAAGGCGAGCCTGGTGCAGTCGCGGACCATCGGGAAACTCGCGGACCTGCTGGCCACTGAGGTCTCGGCGGGCCGCCTGACGACGCCGCTGCCGGTCGCGGACCTGGCCTACCTGCTGGTCCGCATCGGCGAGTCGTTCATCTACACCGACGTGATCACCGGCGAGGAGCCGGACGCGTCGAAGGCCCACGCCGCTGTGACCGCGCTGCTCTCGTAA
- the rsmI gene encoding 16S rRNA (cytidine(1402)-2'-O)-methyltransferase translates to MTTSPGRLVLAATPLGDTGDASPRLVTALATADVIAAEDTRRLRTLASALNVTPSGRVVSFYEDVETARLPKLLESLRAGETVLLVTDAGMPSVSDPGFRLVAACVAEDLPVTCLPGPSAVTTALALSGLPCDRFCFEGFAPRKPGERGKWLASLASEPRTAVFFESPHRVASTLADAAAALGGTRRAAVCRELTKTYEEVKRGTLASLAEWAADGVRGEITVVLEGAPPRAVSVADLVGEVSSRVSAGERLKSAAAEVAEAAGVSKKELYDAVLASRR, encoded by the coding sequence ATGACCACTTCGCCCGGACGGCTCGTCCTCGCCGCGACCCCGCTGGGCGACACCGGCGACGCGTCGCCGCGCCTGGTCACGGCGCTGGCCACCGCGGATGTCATCGCGGCCGAGGACACGCGCCGGCTGCGGACGCTGGCCTCGGCGCTGAACGTGACGCCGTCCGGCCGCGTGGTGAGCTTCTACGAGGACGTCGAGACCGCGCGCCTGCCGAAGTTGCTGGAATCCTTGCGGGCGGGCGAAACGGTGCTTTTGGTGACCGATGCCGGAATGCCCAGCGTGTCCGACCCGGGCTTCCGGCTGGTGGCCGCCTGCGTCGCCGAGGACTTGCCGGTGACCTGCCTGCCCGGCCCGTCGGCGGTGACCACGGCGCTGGCGCTTTCCGGCCTGCCGTGCGACCGGTTCTGCTTCGAGGGGTTCGCGCCGCGCAAGCCGGGTGAACGCGGGAAGTGGCTGGCCTCGCTGGCTTCCGAGCCGCGCACGGCCGTGTTCTTCGAGTCGCCCCACCGCGTGGCTTCGACGCTGGCCGACGCCGCCGCCGCGCTCGGCGGCACGCGCCGGGCCGCCGTCTGCCGCGAGCTGACCAAGACGTACGAAGAGGTCAAGCGGGGCACGCTGGCTTCGCTGGCCGAATGGGCCGCCGACGGCGTTCGCGGCGAGATCACCGTGGTGCTGGAGGGCGCGCCGCCCCGCGCGGTGAGCGTTGCCGACCTCGTCGGCGAAGTCTCGTCCCGCGTCTCCGCCGGCGAACGCCTGAAGTCCGCGGCGGCCGAGGTCGCCGAGGCGGCGGGAGTGTCCAAAAAGGAGCTTTACGACGCGGTGCTCGCCTCGCGCAGGTAA
- a CDS encoding ATP-binding cassette domain-containing protein, with protein MITARGLERRFRRKGRSGGEVHAVKGVDLDVEAGELVGFLGPNGAGKTTTLRMLTTLLKPSAGTATVGGHDLLTDPLGVRRNIGYVAQGGGSAPESRVDEEIELQGRLYGMSKADVHARGALLSEQLDLAGLGGRLTKTLSGGQRRRLDIALGLVHSPGLVFLDEPSTGLDPQSRANLWDHIRRLRAEHGVTIFLTTHYLDEADALADRLIVIDDGRIVAEGTPDSLKARVSGDGVVVGVEPEVTSAAADTARQLTGAHDFDVEDGLVRFRVPRGDTAMPELLRALDAKGIVMSSIQVTRPTLDDVFLTLTGRSLRDAEQGAAQPEVTHVA; from the coding sequence ATGATCACGGCACGCGGTCTGGAGCGGCGGTTCCGCCGCAAGGGCCGCAGCGGTGGTGAGGTGCATGCGGTCAAGGGGGTCGACCTCGACGTCGAGGCCGGCGAGCTGGTCGGGTTCCTCGGCCCGAACGGGGCCGGCAAGACCACCACGCTGCGCATGCTCACCACGCTGCTGAAGCCGTCCGCGGGGACGGCGACCGTCGGCGGGCACGATCTGCTGACCGACCCGCTGGGGGTCCGGCGCAACATCGGCTACGTGGCGCAGGGCGGCGGCTCGGCGCCGGAGAGCCGGGTCGACGAGGAAATCGAGCTGCAGGGCCGGTTGTACGGCATGAGCAAGGCCGACGTGCACGCGCGCGGCGCCCTGCTGTCCGAGCAGCTCGACCTGGCCGGCCTCGGCGGGCGGCTGACCAAAACGCTGTCCGGGGGCCAGCGCCGGCGGCTCGACATCGCGCTCGGGCTGGTGCACAGCCCCGGGCTGGTCTTCCTCGACGAGCCGTCCACCGGGCTCGACCCGCAGAGCCGGGCGAACCTGTGGGACCACATCCGGCGGCTGCGCGCGGAGCACGGGGTGACGATCTTCCTGACCACGCACTACCTCGACGAGGCCGACGCGCTGGCCGACCGGCTGATCGTGATCGACGACGGCCGCATCGTCGCCGAGGGCACGCCGGACTCGCTCAAGGCGCGCGTTTCCGGTGACGGCGTGGTGGTCGGCGTCGAGCCCGAGGTGACGTCCGCGGCCGCGGACACCGCCCGGCAGCTGACCGGCGCGCACGACTTCGACGTCGAGGACGGGCTGGTCCGGTTCCGCGTGCCGCGCGGCGACACGGCCATGCCGGAGCTGCTGCGCGCGCTCGACGCGAAGGGCATCGTGATGTCGTCGATCCAGGTCACCCGCCCGACGCTCGACGACGTGTTCCTCACGCTCACCGGGCGCTCGCTGCGTGACGCCGAGCAGGGCGCGGCCCAGCCGGAGGTGACCCATGTTGCGTGA
- a CDS encoding quinone oxidoreductase family protein, translated as MRAVQVTEFGGPEVLKLVELPDPVAGPGEVLIDVERIGVNYADTHQAENSYLAPSRLPLVPGGEVVGRTADGRRVVALLNGGGGYAERAVSAEAMAFPLPEGIDDLTALSMLVQGATAWILLRKNAHLDPGESVVVHAAAGGVGTIAVQLAKAWGAGRVIATASSDEKRALALELGADVAVDSRAENMTETLLEANGGKRVDVVLDMVGGTSTDQSLAALAPFGRLAFYGMAGRKQPKPVELRNLLGHSTTVAGMWLPHVFRLPGNVFGTALTELFDLAGSGAIRAIPGGEYALADARGAHEALRSRGTIGKLLLDPTI; from the coding sequence ATGCGCGCAGTCCAGGTGACCGAGTTCGGTGGTCCCGAGGTCCTCAAGCTCGTCGAGCTGCCGGACCCCGTCGCCGGGCCCGGTGAGGTACTCATCGACGTCGAGCGGATCGGCGTGAACTACGCCGACACGCACCAGGCGGAGAACTCCTACCTCGCGCCCAGCCGGCTGCCGCTGGTCCCCGGCGGCGAGGTGGTCGGGCGCACGGCGGACGGCCGCCGCGTCGTCGCGCTGCTGAACGGCGGCGGCGGGTACGCGGAGCGCGCGGTGTCCGCCGAAGCCATGGCCTTCCCGCTGCCCGAGGGCATCGACGACCTCACCGCGTTGTCCATGCTGGTCCAGGGCGCCACCGCGTGGATCCTGCTGCGCAAGAACGCCCACCTCGACCCCGGTGAGTCCGTGGTCGTGCACGCCGCGGCCGGTGGGGTCGGCACGATCGCGGTGCAGCTGGCCAAGGCGTGGGGTGCGGGCCGCGTGATCGCGACCGCCAGCAGCGACGAGAAGCGCGCGCTGGCCCTCGAACTCGGCGCCGACGTGGCCGTCGACTCCCGCGCGGAGAACATGACCGAGACCCTGCTGGAGGCCAACGGCGGCAAGCGGGTCGACGTGGTGCTCGACATGGTCGGCGGGACCAGCACAGACCAGAGCCTGGCGGCCCTCGCGCCGTTCGGCCGCCTCGCCTTCTACGGCATGGCCGGGCGCAAGCAGCCCAAGCCGGTCGAGCTGCGCAACCTGCTGGGCCACAGCACCACGGTCGCCGGCATGTGGCTGCCGCACGTCTTCCGCCTGCCCGGCAACGTCTTCGGCACCGCGCTCACCGAGCTGTTCGACCTGGCCGGCAGTGGCGCCATCCGCGCGATCCCCGGCGGCGAGTACGCGCTGGCCGACGCCCGCGGCGCGCACGAAGCCCTCCGCTCGCGCGGCACCATCGGCAAGCTCCTGCTCGACCCCACCATCTGA
- a CDS encoding aminodeoxychorismate synthase component I, with product MRFQRQRLSTPVTPSRAVELLSAYALAHGLPQPAALCGSWFGSTAIVAPFPEITAAPFPTVLPEVEDGVPGCVGGGWFGYLSYDGTDPSGRRGTLPAAAWGWADHVLRWDSDGVCWFESLASDPGPRLSTVERALATPAKLSWSASQLRRPLAATHQQAVKACVHEIEAGELFQANVCCRFTGDFAGEPAALFAEGVRRLAPQRAAYLSGPWGSVVSLSPELFLERHGRRVRSRPIKGTLPRRGPEDDGNAARLRDSAKDVAENVMITDLVRNDLGRVCAVGSVVVPELLTVHPAPGVWHLASTVEGRLADGVDDAALLAATFPPGSVTGAPKIRALDLIAALEPAARGVYTGAVGLVSPLAGLELNVAIRTFEIHDGTIELGVGGGITADSDSAAEWQECLHKAAPLERLLATPGS from the coding sequence ATGCGGTTCCAGCGGCAGCGCCTGTCCACGCCCGTGACCCCGTCACGGGCTGTCGAGCTGCTGTCCGCGTACGCGCTCGCGCACGGCCTGCCGCAGCCCGCGGCGCTGTGCGGCTCGTGGTTCGGCTCGACGGCGATCGTCGCGCCGTTCCCCGAGATCACCGCCGCGCCCTTTCCCACGGTGCTGCCGGAGGTCGAGGACGGCGTGCCCGGCTGCGTCGGCGGCGGCTGGTTCGGCTATCTGTCCTACGACGGGACGGACCCGTCCGGGCGCCGCGGCACGCTGCCCGCCGCGGCGTGGGGGTGGGCGGATCACGTGCTGCGCTGGGATTCCGACGGGGTGTGCTGGTTCGAATCGCTCGCCTCCGATCCCGGGCCACGTCTGTCCACTGTGGAGCGTGCACTGGCCACTCCCGCGAAGCTGTCCTGGTCGGCTTCACAGTTGCGCCGCCCCTTGGCCGCTACGCACCAGCAGGCCGTGAAGGCGTGTGTGCACGAGATCGAGGCCGGCGAGCTGTTCCAGGCCAACGTCTGCTGCCGGTTCACCGGTGACTTCGCCGGGGAGCCGGCCGCGCTGTTCGCCGAAGGGGTGCGGCGGCTGGCGCCGCAGCGGGCCGCGTACCTGTCCGGCCCGTGGGGTTCGGTCGTGTCGCTGTCACCGGAGCTGTTCCTGGAACGCCACGGCCGGCGCGTGCGGTCGAGGCCGATCAAGGGCACGCTCCCCCGCCGCGGTCCCGAGGACGACGGGAACGCGGCGCGGCTGCGGGATTCCGCCAAGGACGTCGCCGAGAACGTGATGATCACCGACCTGGTGCGCAACGATCTCGGCCGGGTCTGCGCGGTCGGCAGCGTGGTGGTGCCGGAACTGCTCACGGTCCACCCGGCGCCGGGCGTCTGGCATCTGGCGTCCACTGTGGAGGGCCGGCTCGCGGACGGCGTGGACGACGCGGCGCTGCTGGCCGCGACGTTCCCGCCGGGCTCGGTGACCGGCGCGCCCAAGATCCGCGCGCTCGACCTGATCGCCGCGCTGGAGCCGGCCGCCCGCGGGGTCTACACCGGGGCCGTCGGGCTGGTTTCGCCGCTGGCCGGGCTGGAGCTGAACGTCGCGATCCGGACGTTCGAGATCCACGACGGCACCATCGAGCTGGGCGTGGGCGGCGGCATCACGGCCGATTCGGACAGCGCGGCGGAATGGCAGGAGTGCCTGCACAAGGCCGCTCCGCTGGAACGGCTGCTGGCCACCCCGGGCTCGTGA
- a CDS encoding glycoside hydrolase family 25 protein, with the protein MTEPEIERGLTLSHREQVLDWAVVRDAEIRFASVTVSENVNWSDAGAERTLAGAQRAGLHTGARHYARPGAVHDQAEHFVRTASKLGAFAPGSLAPALEVDAQSVDDRFVKAWIKHVRHAARIERVLVYAGHDCWAHRLNPDRWADPEVVLWLVRHNGIAGRAGWFHSRLGLHQYACADDVPGISGPVAQDAVVYPFKLSDVLL; encoded by the coding sequence GTGACCGAACCGGAGATCGAGCGAGGGCTCACCCTCTCCCATCGTGAGCAGGTACTCGACTGGGCAGTCGTCCGCGACGCCGAGATCCGGTTCGCCTCGGTGACCGTCAGCGAGAACGTGAACTGGAGCGACGCGGGCGCCGAGCGCACGCTGGCCGGCGCGCAGCGGGCCGGGCTCCACACCGGCGCGCGGCACTACGCGCGACCCGGCGCCGTGCACGACCAGGCCGAGCACTTCGTCCGGACGGCCAGCAAGCTGGGCGCGTTCGCCCCCGGCTCGCTGGCCCCCGCGCTGGAGGTGGACGCGCAGAGCGTCGACGACCGGTTCGTGAAGGCGTGGATCAAGCACGTGCGGCACGCGGCGCGGATCGAGCGGGTGCTCGTCTACGCCGGCCACGACTGCTGGGCGCACCGGCTCAACCCGGACCGCTGGGCCGACCCCGAGGTGGTGCTCTGGCTGGTGCGGCACAACGGCATCGCGGGTCGGGCCGGCTGGTTCCACTCCCGGCTGGGGCTGCATCAGTACGCCTGCGCCGACGACGTGCCCGGCATCAGCGGGCCGGTCGCGCAGGACGCGGTGGTGTACCCGTTCAAGCTGTCCGACGTGCTGCTCTGA
- a CDS encoding ABC transporter permease, producing MLRDTWLIFRRDMVGALRNPAWLLIGIMQPLLYLFFFGPLLVKTLNAQGLSDVDGWMVLTPALIAQLALFGSSFVGFSLLADYRSGVVERLRVTPVSRAALLLGKVLANALQAVVQSILIIVLAYLVFDLNAPVGGVLLSLLIVFLLAVTLASCSYALALTLKSEQSFPALLNAVLMPLLLLSGILIPITAGLAPKWLYTISQINPFRHVVDVERNSFRGDFSMDALFTGSVVVLVMAVLAIWWGTRTFQRENA from the coding sequence ATGTTGCGTGACACCTGGCTGATCTTCCGGCGGGACATGGTCGGCGCGTTGCGCAACCCGGCCTGGCTGCTGATCGGCATCATGCAGCCGCTGCTGTACCTGTTCTTCTTCGGGCCGCTGCTGGTGAAGACGCTCAACGCGCAGGGACTGTCCGACGTGGACGGCTGGATGGTGCTGACCCCGGCGCTGATCGCGCAGCTGGCGCTGTTCGGCAGCTCGTTCGTCGGGTTCTCGCTGCTGGCCGACTACCGCTCCGGCGTGGTCGAGCGGCTGCGCGTGACGCCGGTCAGCCGCGCGGCCCTGCTGCTGGGGAAGGTGCTGGCCAACGCGTTGCAGGCGGTGGTGCAGTCGATCCTCATCATCGTGCTCGCCTACCTGGTGTTCGACCTGAACGCCCCGGTCGGCGGCGTGCTGCTGAGCCTGCTCATCGTGTTCCTGCTGGCGGTGACACTGGCTTCGTGCTCGTACGCGCTGGCGCTCACGTTGAAGAGCGAGCAGTCGTTCCCCGCGTTGCTGAACGCGGTGCTGATGCCGCTGCTCCTGCTGTCCGGGATCCTCATCCCGATCACGGCCGGGCTGGCGCCGAAGTGGCTGTACACGATCTCGCAGATCAACCCGTTCCGGCACGTGGTCGACGTGGAGCGCAACAGCTTCCGCGGCGACTTCTCCATGGACGCGTTGTTCACCGGGAGCGTGGTCGTGCTCGTGATGGCCGTGCTGGCGATCTGGTGGGGCACCCGCACGTTCCAGCGCGAGAACGCCTGA